CTGGAAGCGGCCAACCAAGGCGATGCGGATGACTATCTGACGCTTGCGCTGGAGATGGAAGAGCGAGACCTGCACTACGCCAGTGTGCTGGGAACGCGCAAGCTCGCTGTATCCGGCCTCGATGTCACGGTAGAGGCGCTGACCGACGATGCTGCCGACGTACGCATGGCCGATGCACTACGCGAGCTGGTCACCGCCCCGGAATTCGACGAGCTGCGCGCGGACCTGGTCAACGCCCTGGGCGCCGGCTATGCGGTCAGCGAGATCATGTGGGACAAGAGCGGCAGGACGTGGATGCCGTGCGACTACAAAGAGCGCGATCCCAGGCACTTCCGTTTCGACCGCGATACGGGCCGAGAGCTTCGCCTGATCGACCCGCAGGATATGGCCAACGGCATTGCCCTGGCACCCTACAAATTCGTGGTGCATTACCCGCGCATCCGGCCTGGCCTTCCCATTCGTGGCGGCCTCGCACGGCTCGCGGCGGTGGCCTACATGTGCAAGGCCTGGGCGTGGAAGGATTGGATGTCGTTTGCCGACATCTATGGCCTGCCCATGCGTGTGGGCAAGTACGGTCCGGGCGCGAGCGCAGAAGACATCGCGAAGCTGATGTCAGCGGTTGCCAACCTGGGCAGCGACGCGGCGGCCGTGATGCCTTCTGGCATGTCCATCGACTTCCAGACCGCAGCGCAGACGGCGGGCGCCGGTGATTTCTTCCGGGGGCTGGCGGAGTGGTGGGATAAGCAGGTGAGCAAGGGCGTCATTGGTCAGACCATGACGACCGACGACGGGGCTAGCATGGCACAAGCCCAGGTGCATCAGCTCGTGCGCGAAGACCTGCTCACGGCGGACGCCAAGGCCCTGCAAAACACCCTTCAGCGCCAACTCGTGCGCGGCTTTATCGATCTGAACTTCGGGCCGGGCCGTTATCCGCGTTTGATCGTCAACGTTCCCAAACCCGAAGACGTCGCCGCGCTGGTCAAAGCCTTGGGCATCCTGGTCCCGCTCGGCTTACAGGTCGAGCAGAGCGTGGTGCGAGACAAATTGGGGATTGCCGATCCTGCGCCTGGCGCCCTGTTGTTGCAGCCCGCTGCGCCCGTACCCGTCGCTGCCAACCGCGCGCTCAACGCCGAGGTGCGGCCAACGCCGGCTGATGCGGCCACGTCGGTTGATCGGGTCGACGCGATCGTTAGACAGCTCGACGCACAGCAAGGCGCGATAACGGAGCAGTGGTTGGATCAGATTCGTGCCGTTGTCGATCAAGCGGCGACACTGGACGACGTGCGCGATGGCTTATTCGCCCAGTTTGCCGAGCTGAGTCTGGATGGCTTCGCGCAAGGCATGCAGGACGCACTGGATGCCGCGCAGGCGGCGGGTCGCTATGACCTGATGCAGGAGGCGGCCAGTGGCTGATTCGAAGCCGCGGCTTCGCCTTATCGACGGACGCTGGCAGGCCATTGGCTCGCCCGCCAGCGCCGGTGCTCCCGCAGCCACCAGCCTGCCTTTCAAGGAGCAGGCCGCGTTCTGGCGACGCAAGGTCAACGTCCCCACCGACACCTGGCGCGATGTGCAACGCGAGGATCATGCACAAGCCTTTATGGTCGCTGGTGCGGCACGCGTTGATCTGCTCGATGATCTACGCAAGGCGGTGGACAAGGCCGTGCTGAATGGTGGTTCCATCGAAAGCTTCCGCAAGGACTTCGATGCGGTCGTTGCACGGACCGGTTGGGAGTACAACGGCGGGCGCAACTGGCGTACCCGGATCATCTACACCACCAATGTACGCAGCAGCTACATGGCGGGGCGCTGGCAACAGATTCAGGCGATCAAGCATCGCCGTCCATACATGGAATACGTGCATAACGATTCCGTACGCCACCCGCGCCCTCAGCACCAGGCATGGAACGGCACCATCCTGCTTGTCGATGATCCCTGGTGGAACACCCACTATTGCCCTAACGGCTATGGCTGCCAGTGCACCACCCGGACGCTGGCGCAGCGCGACATGGATGCCCTGGGCAAGACGGGCCCTGATCAGGCACCGACAAGTGTGGACGACACAACGGGCATCGATCCCGGGTTTGACTACAACGTCGGCCAGGCGGCCGCATCCATGCCAGCGGCTGACCGCATCGGGCAAAAGATCATGACCATGCCCAGGCCGTTTCGCGATGCTGCCCTGGCCGATGCACAACGCCGTCAGGCCGACATGTTCGCGGACTGGCCAGCGGCGGTTAGTCGTGCACAGAGCGCCGATGCCGGCGTGTCATCCATCCATCAGCCGGTAGGTTTCGTTCGACCCCGCGTGGCCGAGCTGCTGGACCGAGGCACATTGCCTGGGCGGGTCGATAAGCCCTTAGCCAGCGCCCTGCTGGCGGCAGATGACCATGCGCTCACCACCGCACTGGCCAGCACGACGGATGGCTCACCGTCTGCCTTGCAGCAACTTGCCCAGGATCTGCCGCAGGTGCTGGCTGACGGGGACGTCCCCGTTTTGTGGGATACGCATATGCAGCAGCTCCTGTACGCGCATGCCCTCGCCGACGGCCGCTTTGCAGCCGCCTCGTTTTCCCTGGACGCCACCGGGCCACGAGGTCGAGGCCAGGGCGGCGCCATGGCCGGGCGCCTACAAACCCTCGCTCTGCTCGATGCAGCCCACCTGGCGACCGAGCGGTACCTGCTGCTGGATGGCGCCCTGTAATGAGCGGCGCCAGCTACAGCATTGAGGTCAACGCCAAGGAAATCGCCGAGCGCCTGGCGCATCTCGCCAAGCGCATGGATCACGTGCAGGATGCCTTGGTCGAGATCGGCGAGGTACTCGTGCCGAGTACCCAGCAGCGGTTCGGCCAGGCCATCTCGCCGACGGGCGCTCCCTGGGCCCCGTTGTCGCCCCGCACGCTGGCCCAGAAGAAGGGCCCTGGCATCCTGCGGGAGAGCCTCGCGCTGCAAAGCTCAATCCACTACCAGGTGGAGGGTGACGAGGTACATGTCGGCACGGACCTCATCTATGCCGCGATTCACCAGTTCGGTGGCAAAGTGCACCACACCGCCCGCAAGGCCACGGTGAACTTCCGACAGGACAAGCGCACCGGCGAGGTAGGGCCTCGCTTCGTCAAGGCCAAGCACGCCAACTTCGTGCAGGACGTCACCATCGGTGCGCATGACACCGAGGTTCCAGCCCGTCCCTACCTCGGGCTGAGCGCCAAGGATGAGCGGGACATCCTCGATGCGCTGTGGGATTACATCCTGGAAGATTTCGGTGCCAGCGATTCGGGCGGCGGGGCCATCGCCTAAAACGCCCGTAGCGGCCCCCCAAGGGGGGTGGGGGGCGGCAGAGATACCGGGCGGGGGTGGCGTCGGGCTCTAAAACGGGTTTTAAATGCTTCGGGAGGGGGGCTTGCCCTTTCCCGGCGTCCCATCTGTCGGCTCCACGGGCAAAACCCCTCCTGGCGAGGGGTCATGTTCATAACAAGCCCTTGAATAACGAGACTGCGCGCGCGGGGCAGAACATGGCCCCATGGCACACAAATCTCACCTCGCTCTGAATGTCGAACTGGCCGCCGTCGATGGCGCCGCCCCCGAGTGGGTGGAGCTGATCCCGGCTGGCCCCAACGTCACCGGCCTCGATGGCCGCAGCTGGGTGTTCGACCAGCTCGCCGCCAGCCAGGTGCTCGCCACC
This window of the Luteibacter aegosomatis genome carries:
- a CDS encoding DUF935 domain-containing protein, with protein sequence MVQSTILDQYGRPIEYDQLTEELSAPSLTGIRSTWYPSTSGSLSPGRLAAMLEAANQGDADDYLTLALEMEERDLHYASVLGTRKLAVSGLDVTVEALTDDAADVRMADALRELVTAPEFDELRADLVNALGAGYAVSEIMWDKSGRTWMPCDYKERDPRHFRFDRDTGRELRLIDPQDMANGIALAPYKFVVHYPRIRPGLPIRGGLARLAAVAYMCKAWAWKDWMSFADIYGLPMRVGKYGPGASAEDIAKLMSAVANLGSDAAAVMPSGMSIDFQTAAQTAGAGDFFRGLAEWWDKQVSKGVIGQTMTTDDGASMAQAQVHQLVREDLLTADAKALQNTLQRQLVRGFIDLNFGPGRYPRLIVNVPKPEDVAALVKALGILVPLGLQVEQSVVRDKLGIADPAPGALLLQPAAPVPVAANRALNAEVRPTPADAATSVDRVDAIVRQLDAQQGAITEQWLDQIRAVVDQAATLDDVRDGLFAQFAELSLDGFAQGMQDALDAAQAAGRYDLMQEAASG
- a CDS encoding phage virion morphogenesis protein, with the protein product MSGASYSIEVNAKEIAERLAHLAKRMDHVQDALVEIGEVLVPSTQQRFGQAISPTGAPWAPLSPRTLAQKKGPGILRESLALQSSIHYQVEGDEVHVGTDLIYAAIHQFGGKVHHTARKATVNFRQDKRTGEVGPRFVKAKHANFVQDVTIGAHDTEVPARPYLGLSAKDERDILDALWDYILEDFGASDSGGGAIA
- a CDS encoding phage minor head protein, with the translated sequence MADSKPRLRLIDGRWQAIGSPASAGAPAATSLPFKEQAAFWRRKVNVPTDTWRDVQREDHAQAFMVAGAARVDLLDDLRKAVDKAVLNGGSIESFRKDFDAVVARTGWEYNGGRNWRTRIIYTTNVRSSYMAGRWQQIQAIKHRRPYMEYVHNDSVRHPRPQHQAWNGTILLVDDPWWNTHYCPNGYGCQCTTRTLAQRDMDALGKTGPDQAPTSVDDTTGIDPGFDYNVGQAAASMPAADRIGQKIMTMPRPFRDAALADAQRRQADMFADWPAAVSRAQSADAGVSSIHQPVGFVRPRVAELLDRGTLPGRVDKPLASALLAADDHALTTALASTTDGSPSALQQLAQDLPQVLADGDVPVLWDTHMQQLLYAHALADGRFAAASFSLDATGPRGRGQGGAMAGRLQTLALLDAAHLATERYLLLDGAL